The DNA window CGAGTGAAAGGCGACGAGGACGGTTACGGGCGCGGGATCGGCTGCGGTCGCCGGGCTACCACAGAGTAGAAGAGCAACGCCCGCGAAGAGGACGCCGGTGCTCATCAGGAATCCCTGTCGCGTCATGACTCCTCCGTCTCCGTGGTGAACGGAGCGCTCAAGTCCCTGTGCCGCTGTCAGGTCTGCGACGTGCCCTCCCTCTGGGTGCGGCCCGTCGTCGAGTCTTCGCGCCCCTGATGGGTCGGCCGCCGCGCCGTCCTTCGTCCTAGCGGCGGACGACCAGCTCCAGGTCGCCCTCGCGCGCGAGCAGCTCGACGGCGGCGCCCTCGCGGCCCTGAACGGCCCGGAGGGTCACGCGTGACTTGCCCACCCGCAGGTCATGCACCTCGAGGTACCTGAGCCAGGGCGGGAGCCCCGGCCGATCGAGGGTGAGACGATTCTCAGCGGCGGATGGCTCGAGCCCCAGCATCCCCGCGACGAGGTGAAAGACGACCCCCGCCGACCACGCCTGCGGCTCGCACGCAACGGGATACCGCGTGGGACCGTGGCCGGGCTCGCGGGCGAACCCGCAGAAGAGCTCGGGCATGCGGCAGCCGGAGAAGTTGAGGACGGCCTCGAACAGGGCGGTGGTGAGCTTGAGGAACGGATCGAGGAATCCGTACCGCCGCATCCCGACCGCGGCGAGAGCGGTGTCGTGCGGCCACACCGAGCCGTTGTGGTAGCTCATCGGGTTGTAGAGCCGCTCGCCGAGGGCGAGGGTGCGCAGGCCCCAGCCGCCGAACATGTCGGGCCTCATCAGGCGTTGCGTCACGGTGTCGGCGCGCCCCGGCGCCACGATACCGGTCCAGAGGCAATGGCCGGGATTGGACGTGACGACGCGGCTCGGATCGCCCTGCCCGTCGAGGGCGAGGGCGTAAAACCCGTCCTCCCCCTTCCAGAAGTCCGCCTCGAAGCGTGTCCGGAGCCGCTGGGCGCGCGCGCGCAGACGGGCGGCGAGGTCGGCGCGCTCGATCTGCTCCGCCACCGTCGCCGCGCCCTCCAGGGCCGCGAACTGATAACCCTGGACCTCGACGAGCGCGATAGGAGGAGGGGCGAGCTCGCCCGACGCATGCATGATCGCGTCGTGGGAATCCTTCCAGCCCTGATTCTCGAGCCCCCGGGGCGACTGGCGCTCGTACCGCAGGTAGCCCGGCTCCTCTCCGGTCCCGAAGCCGGCCATCCAGCCGAGCGCGCGCTCCACCGACGGCCAGAGCTCGCGTGCGAGGTCGAGATCACCGGTCCACCTCACATAGTCGGCGAGGAGCATGACGAAGAGCGGGGTGGCGTCCACGCTGCCGAAATATGGGATGAACGGGACTTCGCGGCAGACGGCCATCTCGCCGAGGCGGAGCTCGTGCAGGATCTTGCCCGGTTCCTGGTCGGTGAACTCGTCCTCGACCCGCGCTTGGTGCCGCGCGAGGAAGCGCAGGGTACCGCGGGCGATCTCGGGCTCGAACGGCAGCATCTGCATTGCGGCGATGAGGCTGTCCCGGCCGAACGGCGCCACGTACCACGGAATTCCCGCGTAGGGCACGGGGCCGTCCGGGGACGATGTGACGAGCAGGTGGAGGTCGTCCCGCGCCCGGTCCACCCAGCGATGGAATCCCTCGTGATCGGAGGCGATCCGGGTGGTGTCCCGGCGCAGGCCGTCGACCACGGCCGACCGGCGAGCGTGGGCCTGGGCGCAGCTCAGGGGGGGCGGACTGAGCGAACCACCCGTGATGGCTGAGACGCTCACCGCGATCTCTACACGAGCCTTCGGCTCCAGCCGGATGAGGTACCGCGCCGATGCTGGCTCCAGCCGCGCCGGAACGGGGTCGAACTCGAGCCGGCTGGTGCGGACTATCTCGTCCCGGCCGCGATAGGACAGGCTGACCTCCCCTCCCCCGACCGACGGCGGCTGGCTGACCCCGCGTGCGGGCCGGCGATGGCCGCGCACTTCGAAGAGGTCGGCGAAGTCCGAGCCGAAATCCCAGGTCAGGGCGATCTCGTGCCGCTCGCGCGCGTAGCTCTCCAGCGTCACGAGCTGGTAGAGGCACTTCTCGAAGATGGTGAGCCGGCGGGAGATGCGGACCATCCGGCTCGGCAGCGTGACGCGCTCGCCCTCCACGAAGTCTGGGTTGGTGAGATCGATCGCGCTTTCCCAGCTCTCGCCCCCGAGGGTGGCGTTGAGCAGGATCGGCGGCCGGCCGTGCACGCGGAGCTCGAGGCGCTGCAGGAATCGGGTGTCGTCGGCGTAGAAGCCGAAGGAGCCCTCGGGAACCGCGGGCATGTCGCCGCGCCGGTCGGCGACGAGGAACGCGCCGTCGTGCTTGAGGACGAGCTTCGGCTGATCCGCGACGGCCGCCGCCGCCAGGATGTGGTATTCGCGGTCGACGTTGGGGTTGGCGTCGTCGGGGAGGCGACGGCCGCGGCGGTCAGAGCGTCCGGTAGATCGCCTCATAGTCGTCCACCATACGCTCCACTGTGAACCGTCGCTCGAACTCGCGGCGGCAGACGGCACGGTCGATGGCGTCGATATGTTTGACCGCCGCGGCCAGCTCCTCCGCGGTGTCGCCGATGAGTCCCGTGCGTCCGGACTCGAGGATCTCGGGTACGGAGCCCATCGGACGCGCGATCACCGGCGTGCCGCAGGCCATGGCCTCGATCATGACGAGGCCGAAGGGCTCGGGCCAGTCGATGGGGAAGAGGAGGGCGAGGGCGCCCCCGAGGAACTCGGACTTGTCGTCGTCTCCGATCTCGCCGACGAGCTCGACGAGCGGATGCCGGATGAGCGGCTCGATCTCGCGCTCGAAGTACTCGCGGTCGGCCTCGTCTACCTTGGCCGCGATCTTCAGGGGAACCCCCACCTGCTTCGCGACCTCGATGGCCAGATCCGGCCGCTTCTCGGGCGAGAGCCGGCCGAGAAACGCGAGGTATCGCCCTCCCTGTCGCGAGAACCTGTAGGCGTCTCGAGGCAGGCCGTGATAGACGGTGCCGAGCCAGTTCAGGCCGAGGTGCCGGAGCGGTTCACGCTGCGCGTCGCTGATCGAGATCAATGGAACATGGCTGAACTGGCGGAAGACCGCCTCCTGCTCCGGCTGGTCCAGGCGACCGTGCATGGTGTGGACCGTCGGCGTGGGGCCGAACTGGCCGAGGGGGAACGCGAGATAGTCCATGTGACAGTGGATGAGGTCGAATTCACCGGCGCGCTCGGCGACCTGGCCCAGCTCGATGACATGAGGACCCAGCTTGTCGTGCGCGTCCGGGTTCAGCCGCAGCGCTTTCTCGGCGGGGGCGACCAGCTCCGCGTCGGTCTCGGAGTCGCCGCTCGCGAAGAGGGTCACCTGATGGCCGCGCCGGACCAGCTCTTCCGTGATGTAGCCGACGACCCGCTCGGTCCCGCCGTACAGCGCCGGCGGCACCCGCTCGTAGAGGGGCGCCACCTGCGCGATCCGGAGGCTGCCCGCTACCGCGTCTCCTGTCGCTTCATGGTCGGCCACCGCGTCCCACCTTGATCGGCATGATTTATAGGTTCGACGAGCCTCTTTGCCCGTGCAACGCTCATCGAATTCTTTGTACCATGGGCGCGCGCGCGGTCAACTGCGTGCTGCTCGGCTAGCCGAGAACCGTCGTCGCGCGCTCACGCAGGAGTCGTTCCGCGCCGTCGCAGATGCCCTGGATCACCTCGGCGACGGTTCGAATGCCCTGAATGGATCCCGCCGACTGCCCCATCCCGATGGGATGCACGTCGGGATCGCGCTCGGCGGCCAGACGCGGAGGATGCTGCGCGGCCAGCTCCGCCCGGCGCTGGCGCACCTCGGCCTCGCGGCCATGCCATTCGCGCGTGATGCGGTTGATGCGGGCCCGGCCCGCGATCCCCGCGGGGAACTTCAACTCGTACATGATGTCGTAGACCTCGGTGTACACAGTGTCCTGCCCGTCGCTTTCGACGATGCACTTCTTGTATGCCTCCGAGACCCCGACGGCCTCGTGAGTGGTCAGGAGCGGCGTGCCGATCCATGCCCCTTCGCCACCGGCCGCGAGCACGGCGGCGAGCGCGCGGCCAGTGGCGATGCCACCGGAGGCGATCACGGGCGTGCGGCCCGCCATGTCGAGGACCTGGACCAGGAAGGGAAGGGTGCCCAGCCGCCCCGTGTGGCCTCCGGCCTCATGGCCCTGGGCCACCAGGACGTCGGCGCCCAGGGACAGCGCCAAGCAGGCTCCGTCCGGCGTCTGCACCTGGCAGATCACCTTGGCCCCGATGGCCTTGGCCTGAGCGACGTACGGAGTGGGGTCGCCGAACGAGAATGCGAAGATCGGTATGCGCTCCTCGACACAGACGCGAAAACTCGCCTCGTGTCGGGGAATCTGTTCAGTGATGAAGCCCACGCCGAATCGCCCGTTGGTGTGAGACCGGGCGAACCGGATTTGCTCACGAGCCCAGTCGGGGCCGGCGGGATGGATAGCGCCGAAGAGGCCGAGGCCTCCGGCGGCATTCACCGCGGCGGCGAGGCGCCCATCGGTGGCGCCCCCGGCGAGCGCCGCCAACGCGATGGGGTGTGAAAGTCCGAACAGTTCGGTGAGTCGGGTCTTCAGCATGGTGGACCCTCCGCATCCGGGACTGGTTCGTTGAGGCGTGCGACAGTCGCGACGCCGCGCGGCGGCGGACGCTACTTCTTGCCGCCCTGGGCCTTGCGGGCGGCTGGGGGCGCGGCGGCGGGGCGCGCGCCCTTCTCGACGACCTTGACGGGGGGCTTGCGGGGGACGCCGGCGGCGCGCTTGGCGAGGCTTTCCTTGAGCGCGTCCATCAGGTCGATGACCTGGCTGCGCGGGGCTTCGGAGGCAGCGAGCGTGACCTCCTTGCCCTCGACCTTCTTGTTCACCATCTCGAGCACGCGCTCGCGGTACTCGTCCTTGTACTGGTCCGGCTTGAACTCGTCCGTGGACAGCTCGTCGACGAGCTTGCGGGCGAGCTCGCCCTCGCGCTCGGCGATCTTTGCGGACTTGCCCTTCTCGATCTCGCCGAAGTCACGCACCTCGTCGGCGAAGTACATGGTGTGGAGCATGAGGCCGTCCTGGGCGGGCCGGATCAGGACCAGGCTCTCCTTGCCGCGCATGATGTAGCGCGCCACCGCCACGCGATCGGTCTTGGCCATGGTCTCGGCGAGGAGGCGATACGCCTTGTCGCCGCCCTTGTCGGGGCCGAGGTAGTACGTCTTCTCGAAGTAGATCGGGTCCACCTGATCGAGTGGCACGAACTCCGCGATGTCGATGACCTTGGAGTCCTCGCCCTCGAGCGACTTGAGCTCTTCGTCGGTCACCCGCACGTACTGGTCCTTGGCGAACTCGTAGCCGCGCACGAGCTCGTTGCGCTCCACCGTGGTCTGGTCGACGGGGCAGAACGTCTGCTGCTTGATGCGCGAGCCGCACTTGGCGTGGAGCATGTTGAAGGCCACGTTCTGCGACACCGCGGCGGAGTAGAGCTTCACCGGGATGGAGACCAGTCCGAAGGAGATGGTGCCCGACCCGAGCGAATGCGGCGGCATGATCGTGCTCCTCCTGTATGGTGTGAGCTGGATCGATTTGACGGTAGCACGCGCATCAGGAGGGTTCAAAAGCTTGGCGGGTGATCCGAGGGCGTCAATAGGTAGCGGAGCCGCTCGGCGGAGGCCGCGACGGATGGTATGAGCACGCCCTCGCGCGAGCTCGACGCGTATCGCGCGAAGCGCGATCCCGCGCGCACGCCCGAGCCGTTCGGCGGCCGGCGCGCCGCGGGCAGCCGGCTCTTCGTGATCCAGAAGCACGCCGCTCGGCGCCTTCACTACGACCTTCGGCTCGAGATGGACGGCGTGCTCAAGAGCTGGGCGGTGCCGAAGGGCCCGTCGACGCGGCACGGGGAGAAGCGCCTGGCCGTGCACGTCGAGGATCACCCGGTGGAGTACGGCGATTTCGAAGGCGCGATCCCCGCCGACAACTACGGTGCCGGCTCGGTGATCGTGTGGGATCAGGGATGGTATCGCCTGGTCAAGGGCGACGATCCGCTGCGCGAGCTCGCGCGCGGAAAGATCGAATTCGAGCTCTTCGGCCTCAAGCTGCGCGGGCGCTGGACGCTCGCGCGCATGGGCGGGAGTCGCGCGGGCGCCGAGGGCAAGGACTGGCTCTTGCTGAAGGCGCCCGACGCGTACGCCGACGGTGACGAGCCGGTCGAGCGCGCCCCCGAGTCCATCTTCTCCGGGCTCACCGTGGAAGAGATCGGCCACGAGGCGGAGAAGCGCCGCGCCCTCGACGCGCTGCTCGCCTCGCTGGATGCGCCCGTCGGCGAGGTCTCGGCGCGCCGGCAAGGCCTGATGCTGGCGACGCTGGTGGAGGCGCCGCCTTCCGGGAAGGGCTGGCTCCACGAGATCAAGTACGACGGCATCCGCGTGCTCGCCGAGCGCGCGGACGACGCGGTCACCCTCTATGGCCGGAGCGGCGACACCATCACCACGCGCTACCCCGAGATCGCGCGTGCGCTCCGCGCGCTGCCGGTGCCCCGCTTCGTGATCGACGGCGAGATCGTGGCCCTGGCCGAGGACGGCCGGCCGAGCTTTCAGCGGCTGCAGGCGCGCATGCACCTCACGCGCACCGACGACATCGACGCGGCCCGCGCCGCGGTGCCGGTGACCGGCTTCTTCTTCGACTGCCTCGCCGCGGACGGGCGGGACCTGCGGCGCCTGCCGCTCCGCGATCGCAAGCGATGCCTCGCGCTGCTGGTGCCGGCCCGGGGGGTGGTGCGCTACTGCGAGCACGTGGAGGAGAACGCGGGCGCCTTCCTGGAGGCGGTGGACGAGCTCGGGCTCGAGGGCATTGTCGTCAAGCGCGGGGAGAGCCGCTACGTGGGCGGGCGCTCGCGCGAGTGGCTCAAGGTGAAGTGCCAGCGCCGCGGTGACTTCGTGGTCGGCGGCTTCACCGCGCCCCAGGGCTCGCGGAGCCACTTCGGGGCCTTGCACCTCGGCCTCTACGACGACGGGCGGCTCGTCTACGTCTCCAAGGTCGGAACAGGCTTCGACGAGGCTCGTCTCGCCGACATCGCCGGACGCCTCGCGCCGCTGATCCGGCCGACCTCGCCCTTCGCCACAGGCACGCCGACGGGACGCGGCCATCGCTGGGTCGAGCCTCGTCTGGTCGCGGAGGTGCGCTACACGGACTGGACGACCGACGGCGGCATCCGCCATCCGGCCTTCCTGCGGCTGCGCGATGACCGTCGGCCCGAGGACTGCCAGCGCGAGCACCCGCCCCGCGTCGCGCCCGCGGAGCCCGCACCGGTCGCGGCATCCGCGCCGGGCAAGCCATCCGCGAAGGACGAGCAGAGGGCGCCGACCCGGACGGCCCCCCAGATGGTGACCATCACGAATCCGAAGAAAGTGTTCTGGCCGGCGGAGGGCTATACCAAGGCCGACCTGGTCGCGTACTACGAGGCGGTGGCGCCGCAGCTCCTACCCTATCTCCGCGATCGTCCCCTGGTCCTCACCCGTTATCCCGACGGGATCACCGGCAAGTCCTTCTTCCAGAAGGACGCGCCCGATTTCGCGCCCGACTGGATCCGCACAGAGCGGATCTACTCGGAGGACACGCAGCGCGACATCCACTACTTCGTGGTGGACGACATCGAGTCGCTGCGCTACGTGGCGAACATGGGGACCATTCCACTCCACTTCTGGGGCGCGCGCGTCGGGCAGCTCGACCGGCCGGACTGGTTCAACCTCGACCTCGATCCCAAGGGCGCGCCGTTCACCGACGTGGTGGCGGTGGCGCGCATGCTGAAGGGGCTCCTCGATCGGCTGGAGCTGCCGAGCCACATCAAGACCTCGGGGGCGACGGGGCTGCACATCCTGGTGCCGCTGGGCGCCCGCTACACCCACGAGGAGGCGCGCACGTTCGCCCGGCTCCTCGCCACCCTCGGGGTGGAGGCGGCGGGCGGCATCGCGACCATCGCGCGCCCCATCCATGCCCGCGGCGGGAAGGTGTACATCGATTTCGGCCAGAACGGCCATGGCCGCACCATCGTGGCGCCGTACTCGGTCCGGCCGCTCCCCGGCGCCCCGGTGTCATGTCCGCTACGCTGGGACGAGGTCACGCCGAAGCTCGACCCGGCGCGCTTCACCATCAAGACGGCGCCGGCGCGCTTCGCAAAAATGCGCGATCCGCTCGCCCCCATCCTCACGCACCCCGGCATCGATCTCGCCGAGGCGCTCGCCCGGCTCGAGCGCGACGCTCCCTCGCGCGGCTAGGGCGCGGCGAGCAGCTCGGTGAGCTTGCGGGCCAGGGGCGGGCCGGTGGCGCCGTCTTCGTGCTTGAAGTAGACGAAGGCGCCCTGGGCGCCGAAGAGATCGCGGATGGTTCGCCCCCAGCGGCCGAGGTCTTCCGGGGCATAGTTCACCGCGCGGAGACGGAAGTAGCCCCAGTCAGCCGTCGCCACCGCGGGCGTCGGGCCGTCGTCGTGATCCACGATGCAGAGGGCGACGTTCCGCTTCCGCAGGAGCCCGTAGATTTCCTCGTCGAACCAGGTCGCGTGACGGAACTCGAACGCGGCACGCAGATCCGCCGGGATCAGCTCGAGCACGCCCTCCAGCCGCGCGGAGTCGCGCCGGAAATTCGGCGGGAGCTGGAAGAGCAGCGGCCCGAGCTTCGGCCCGAGCAGGCGTGCCATGTTGCAGAAGAAGCGAACAGGCTCCTCGACGTCGCGCAGGCGCTGGAAGTGGGTGATGCGCTGAGAGGCCTTCAGCGCGAACGTGAAGCCGTCGGGCGTGGCCGCCGTCCAGCCGTTCACCGTCTTCGAGTTCGGCAACCGGTAGAATGTGTAGTTGATCTCGACGGTGGGAAAGCGCTCCGCGTAGAAGGGCAGCATCTTGCTCGCGGCGAGGTCGGGTGGATAGAACGCGCCCTTCCACTCGGGATAGTTGTAACCCGAGGTGCCCACGAGGAAGCGCACGGCCGCCGCCGTCATGGCGTCAGCCTAGAGCCCGGGTGGGCGCCGGTCAAGGCGACGCCGGCGCGGCCGGCAGCCCCAGACGCCGGAGATAGTCCTCGAGAGTGGGCCCCCACAGGCTCGGGTGGAACACGATCTGATGCCCGTCGGAGCCGGGCGGCGGCATGAACTCGAAGAACGCGCCCGTGCCGCCCGCCGCGTGGAACGTGTCGAAGTTCCTCCGGCTGTGCGCGATCGGGTGGTAGGGATCCGCCTCGCCGTAGAGCCACAGCGTGTCCCCGCGATACGCGCCGCCGCGGCGGAACAAGCTCGCGTTGACGTCGGTGCGGCAGCGGAGCGCGCCGGACCATCCCCCGACGAAGTTGATCAAGGCCTTGAGCCCGGCGGGATGCTCGCCCGCGTACGCCACGCCCGCATGGCCAGACGAACCGCCTCGCCGTCCACCGTCACGGGAACCATGCGAAGCTCCTGGCCCGCGGCCGGGCAGGCCAGGAGGAGCACACCCGCGAGAACGGCGCCGCGCAGGGTCCGGGGCGAGGGCATGGCGGGGCTTCGCTAAGGATTCTTCAGCTTGACGTCCTCGTAGGCGGGGAAGGCATACATGGGAATCGAGTGGACGTGGTGCTCGGCCACCCGCGGCCCGATTCCGATGAGGATGCGCAGGTCCATGATGGGCGCGAACATCACGCGGTCGATGGTGAGCTGCTGGATCTTGTGCAGGATGGCCTCGCGCTTGGCGGGGTCGCGTTCGCGCGACTGCTGGACGAACATCTCATCGATGTCGGGGTAGCCCCCGTAGGCGTAGGGGCCCTTGGACGAGATGAAGGACTCGACGCGGCTGGCGGCATTGCCCGAGTTGCCCACTGCGGTCATGAAGAGACCGCGGAGCTTCTTCTCCTGCCAGGCCGCGTAGAACGCGGCACGCTCCATGGCCCGCATGCGGACGCGGATGCCGGCGGTGTTGAGGTTGTTCATGGCCGAGTCGCCCACCGTGGAGAAGCCCGGGATGGGGACGAAGTCCCCCGCGTCGATGCCCCGGGGATAACCGGCCTCCGCGAGAAGCTGCTTGGCCTTCTGCGGATCGTACGGATGCGGCGGCACCTGGAGCGCGAAGTCCATCACGCGCGGCACGATGACGCCGGCGGGCGGACAGAAGCCGAGGCATGCCGCCTCGTTGATGGACTTGCGGTCCAGCGCGTAGTTGACGGCCTGGCGGAGGCGCTTGTCCGCCCACGGCGACTTGGGGTCCCACTGATCGGCGAACTCGATCCAGAAGATCGAGGCATGGCGCGAGTCCACCAGGCCCATCCGGGGATCGCGCTTCACCGCCTCGGCCTCCGGGCCGTCGAGGGCGATGGCGATGTCGGTCTCGCCGCTCTTGAGCATGGCCAGCCGCGTCGTGCTGTCGGGCACGCCCTTGAGCACGAGCTTCTTGACGTTGGGAATCTTCCGCCAATACTTTGGAAACGCTTCGAAGGTCATGTCGATGCCGGGGCGCTGGGACACGAGCCGGTAGGGACCGGCGCCGATCGGGCGCTGGCGGAATCCGTCGGGCCCGACCTGC is part of the Candidatus Methylomirabilota bacterium genome and encodes:
- a CDS encoding amylo-alpha-1,6-glucosidase — translated: MRRSTGRSDRRGRRLPDDANPNVDREYHILAAAAVADQPKLVLKHDGAFLVADRRGDMPAVPEGSFGFYADDTRFLQRLELRVHGRPPILLNATLGGESWESAIDLTNPDFVEGERVTLPSRMVRISRRLTIFEKCLYQLVTLESYARERHEIALTWDFGSDFADLFEVRGHRRPARGVSQPPSVGGGEVSLSYRGRDEIVRTSRLEFDPVPARLEPASARYLIRLEPKARVEIAVSVSAITGGSLSPPPLSCAQAHARRSAVVDGLRRDTTRIASDHEGFHRWVDRARDDLHLLVTSSPDGPVPYAGIPWYVAPFGRDSLIAAMQMLPFEPEIARGTLRFLARHQARVEDEFTDQEPGKILHELRLGEMAVCREVPFIPYFGSVDATPLFVMLLADYVRWTGDLDLARELWPSVERALGWMAGFGTGEEPGYLRYERQSPRGLENQGWKDSHDAIMHASGELAPPPIALVEVQGYQFAALEGAATVAEQIERADLAARLRARAQRLRTRFEADFWKGEDGFYALALDGQGDPSRVVTSNPGHCLWTGIVAPGRADTVTQRLMRPDMFGGWGLRTLALGERLYNPMSYHNGSVWPHDTALAAVGMRRYGFLDPFLKLTTALFEAVLNFSGCRMPELFCGFAREPGHGPTRYPVACEPQAWSAGVVFHLVAGMLGLEPSAAENRLTLDRPGLPPWLRYLEVHDLRVGKSRVTLRAVQGREGAAVELLAREGDLELVVRR
- a CDS encoding glycosyltransferase family 4 protein, yielding MADHEATGDAVAGSLRIAQVAPLYERVPPALYGGTERVVGYITEELVRRGHQVTLFASGDSETDAELVAPAEKALRLNPDAHDKLGPHVIELGQVAERAGEFDLIHCHMDYLAFPLGQFGPTPTVHTMHGRLDQPEQEAVFRQFSHVPLISISDAQREPLRHLGLNWLGTVYHGLPRDAYRFSRQGGRYLAFLGRLSPEKRPDLAIEVAKQVGVPLKIAAKVDEADREYFEREIEPLIRHPLVELVGEIGDDDKSEFLGGALALLFPIDWPEPFGLVMIEAMACGTPVIARPMGSVPEILESGRTGLIGDTAEELAAAVKHIDAIDRAVCRREFERRFTVERMVDDYEAIYRTL
- a CDS encoding nitronate monooxygenase is translated as MLKTRLTELFGLSHPIALAALAGGATDGRLAAAVNAAGGLGLFGAIHPAGPDWAREQIRFARSHTNGRFGVGFITEQIPRHEASFRVCVEERIPIFAFSFGDPTPYVAQAKAIGAKVICQVQTPDGACLALSLGADVLVAQGHEAGGHTGRLGTLPFLVQVLDMAGRTPVIASGGIATGRALAAVLAAGGEGAWIGTPLLTTHEAVGVSEAYKKCIVESDGQDTVYTEVYDIMYELKFPAGIAGRARINRITREWHGREAEVRQRRAELAAQHPPRLAAERDPDVHPIGMGQSAGSIQGIRTVAEVIQGICDGAERLLRERATTVLG
- a CDS encoding Ku protein, encoding MPPHSLGSGTISFGLVSIPVKLYSAAVSQNVAFNMLHAKCGSRIKQQTFCPVDQTTVERNELVRGYEFAKDQYVRVTDEELKSLEGEDSKVIDIAEFVPLDQVDPIYFEKTYYLGPDKGGDKAYRLLAETMAKTDRVAVARYIMRGKESLVLIRPAQDGLMLHTMYFADEVRDFGEIEKGKSAKIAEREGELARKLVDELSTDEFKPDQYKDEYRERVLEMVNKKVEGKEVTLAASEAPRSQVIDLMDALKESLAKRAAGVPRKPPVKVVEKGARPAAAPPAARKAQGGKK
- the ligD gene encoding DNA ligase D, producing MSTPSRELDAYRAKRDPARTPEPFGGRRAAGSRLFVIQKHAARRLHYDLRLEMDGVLKSWAVPKGPSTRHGEKRLAVHVEDHPVEYGDFEGAIPADNYGAGSVIVWDQGWYRLVKGDDPLRELARGKIEFELFGLKLRGRWTLARMGGSRAGAEGKDWLLLKAPDAYADGDEPVERAPESIFSGLTVEEIGHEAEKRRALDALLASLDAPVGEVSARRQGLMLATLVEAPPSGKGWLHEIKYDGIRVLAERADDAVTLYGRSGDTITTRYPEIARALRALPVPRFVIDGEIVALAEDGRPSFQRLQARMHLTRTDDIDAARAAVPVTGFFFDCLAADGRDLRRLPLRDRKRCLALLVPARGVVRYCEHVEENAGAFLEAVDELGLEGIVVKRGESRYVGGRSREWLKVKCQRRGDFVVGGFTAPQGSRSHFGALHLGLYDDGRLVYVSKVGTGFDEARLADIAGRLAPLIRPTSPFATGTPTGRGHRWVEPRLVAEVRYTDWTTDGGIRHPAFLRLRDDRRPEDCQREHPPRVAPAEPAPVAASAPGKPSAKDEQRAPTRTAPQMVTITNPKKVFWPAEGYTKADLVAYYEAVAPQLLPYLRDRPLVLTRYPDGITGKSFFQKDAPDFAPDWIRTERIYSEDTQRDIHYFVVDDIESLRYVANMGTIPLHFWGARVGQLDRPDWFNLDLDPKGAPFTDVVAVARMLKGLLDRLELPSHIKTSGATGLHILVPLGARYTHEEARTFARLLATLGVEAAGGIATIARPIHARGGKVYIDFGQNGHGRTIVAPYSVRPLPGAPVSCPLRWDEVTPKLDPARFTIKTAPARFAKMRDPLAPILTHPGIDLAEALARLERDAPSRG
- a CDS encoding DUF72 domain-containing protein — translated: MTAAAVRFLVGTSGYNYPEWKGAFYPPDLAASKMLPFYAERFPTVEINYTFYRLPNSKTVNGWTAATPDGFTFALKASQRITHFQRLRDVEEPVRFFCNMARLLGPKLGPLLFQLPPNFRRDSARLEGVLELIPADLRAAFEFRHATWFDEEIYGLLRKRNVALCIVDHDDGPTPAVATADWGYFRLRAVNYAPEDLGRWGRTIRDLFGAQGAFVYFKHEDGATGPPLARKLTELLAAP
- a CDS encoding ABC transporter substrate-binding protein; its protein translation is MGPTPGSLPRLLTLIALAALLAMAPPVRAQEPAGELTVAFHVTIAPTWLDPSTAPPQITPFGVLYAVHDALVRPLPGGQKMGPSLAESWKESPDGLVYEFKLRRGLTFHNGDPITADDVKFSYDRYQGAGAREFRTRVREVQIVDPLTVRFYLKDAWPDFMTFYGTTATAAGIVVPKKYIEQVGPDGFRQRPIGAGPYRLVSQRPGIDMTFEAFPKYWRKIPNVKKLVLKGVPDSTTRLAMLKSGETDIAIALDGPEAEAVKRDPRMGLVDSRHASIFWIEFADQWDPKSPWADKRLRQAVNYALDRKSINEAACLGFCPPAGVIVPRVMDFALQVPPHPYDPQKAKQLLAEAGYPRGIDAGDFVPIPGFSTVGDSAMNNLNTAGIRVRMRAMERAAFYAAWQEKKLRGLFMTAVGNSGNAASRVESFISSKGPYAYGGYPDIDEMFVQQSRERDPAKREAILHKIQQLTIDRVMFAPIMDLRILIGIGPRVAEHHVHSIPMYAFPAYEDVKLKNP